The genomic DNA GCTCCCCCTCTTCGACGCCCTGGGCCGCGTGCTGGCGCGGGACGTCGTCTCGCCCCTCAGCGTGCCCCCGCACGACAACTCGGCGATGGACGGTTATGCGTTCGCCGGCGCACAGCTCACCCCAGGGCAGCCCCTCACGCTGCGGGTGGTGGGCACGGCGCTGGCGGGCAAGGCCTGGGTGGGCACCGTGGCGGCGGGCGATTGCGTGAAGATCATGACCGGCGCCATCATGCCCCCGGGCCTGGACACCGTGGTGCCGCAGGAGTTCACCACGGCCGCAGCCGATGATGGCCACATCACCATCGCGGCCGACGTGCTCAAGACCGGCGACAACCGCCGCTTCAAGGGCGAAGACCTCCTGGAAGGCGGCGTTGCGCTGGCCCAGGGCACGCTGCTGGCACCCGCCGCGCTGGGCCTGGTGGCCAGCCTGGGCCTGCCCACGGTGACGGTGTTCCGCCGCCTGCGCGTGGCGTATTTCTCGACCGGCGACGAGATCCTGAGCCTGGGCGAAGCCCCACGCGAAGGCGCGGTGTACGACAGCAACCGCTACACCGTCTTCGGCCTGCTCACCCGCCTGGGCGTGGAGGTGATCGACCTGGGCGTGGTGCGCGACGAGCCCGCGCTGCTGGAGGCGGCCTTTCGCAACGCGGCACAGCGCGCCGACGCCATCATCACCAGCGGCGGTGTGAGCGTGGGCGAGGCCGACCACACGCGCACCATGATGA from Acidovorax sp. A79 includes the following:
- a CDS encoding molybdopterin molybdotransferase MoeA, whose translation is MKTIAQIAAELQGYDPQALSAADVNAFLQRLVEPVTATEELPLFDALGRVLARDVVSPLSVPPHDNSAMDGYAFAGAQLTPGQPLTLRVVGTALAGKAWVGTVAAGDCVKIMTGAIMPPGLDTVVPQEFTTAAADDGHITIAADVLKTGDNRRFKGEDLLEGGVALAQGTLLAPAALGLVASLGLPTVTVFRRLRVAYFSTGDEILSLGEAPREGAVYDSNRYTVFGLLTRLGVEVIDLGVVRDEPALLEAAFRNAAQRADAIITSGGVSVGEADHTRTMMKKLGDVAFWRIAMRPGRPMAAGSIAATEFEEKTASGADPASANSYPNNSKQSHNGAVLFGLPGNPVAVMVTFLAFVRPALLRMMGSTHTAPPLVRATSTEALRKKPGRTEYQRGTVTTAADGTLQVRTTGNQGSGVLSSMVQANGLIVLHHGQGNVAVGDTVDVMLFDGVI